A genome region from Neptunomonas japonica JAMM 1380 includes the following:
- the rpmD gene encoding 50S ribosomal protein L30, translating into MANTLKVKLVRSPIGILPKHKLCVKGLGLRRIGHIVELEDTPSVRGMINKVHYMVSVVGE; encoded by the coding sequence ATGGCTAATACTTTGAAAGTTAAACTGGTCCGCAGCCCAATTGGTATTCTGCCTAAGCACAAATTATGTGTTAAAGGTCTTGGCTTGCGCCGTATCGGACATATTGTTGAGCTTGAAGATACTCCTTCAGTTCGCGGTATGATCAATAAAGTCCACTACATGGTTAGTGTAGTAGGCGAGTAA
- the rpsE gene encoding 30S ribosomal protein S5 has product MSNHEQKDGDLQEKLVQVNRVAKVVKGGRIFAFTALTVVGDGKGRVGFGRGKAREVPVAIQKAMEAARRNMIRVELNGDTLQYPIKARHGASKVYMQPASQGTGVIAGGAMRSVLEIAGVHNVLAKCYGSTNPINVVRATFKGLQQMRSPEDIAAKRGKSVEEILG; this is encoded by the coding sequence ATGTCAAATCACGAACAAAAAGATGGTGATCTACAGGAAAAGCTAGTTCAAGTAAATCGTGTAGCCAAAGTAGTTAAAGGCGGACGCATTTTTGCTTTTACAGCGCTAACTGTAGTTGGTGATGGAAAAGGACGTGTTGGTTTCGGTCGAGGTAAAGCTCGCGAAGTGCCTGTTGCAATTCAAAAAGCAATGGAAGCAGCACGCCGTAACATGATCCGTGTTGAGCTTAATGGAGATACTTTGCAGTATCCTATTAAAGCGCGTCACGGTGCTTCAAAAGTATATATGCAGCCAGCCTCTCAGGGTACTGGTGTAATTGCCGGTGGTGCTATGCGTTCCGTTTTGGAAATCGCTGGTGTGCACAACGTATTGGCTAAATGCTACGGATCTACAAATCCTATCAACGTAGTGCGTGCAACATTCAAAGGATTGCAGCAAATGCGCTCTCCTGAAGATATTGCTGCTAAACGTGGTAAGTCTGTAGAAGAGATTCTGGGGTAG
- the rplR gene encoding 50S ribosomal protein L18 — protein MNAKKKARIRRSLRARLKMRELGAARLCVNRTPRHIYAQLISADGGQVLASASTVEQALRAGSTGNADAAVKVGALIAERAKEAGITKVAFDRSGFKFHGRIKALADAAREGGLEF, from the coding sequence ATGAACGCTAAGAAAAAAGCTCGTATTCGTCGCTCACTGCGTGCTCGCCTGAAAATGCGTGAACTTGGTGCTGCGCGATTGTGTGTTAACCGCACACCACGTCACATTTATGCTCAGCTAATTTCTGCTGATGGCGGCCAGGTTCTGGCTTCTGCATCAACAGTTGAGCAAGCGCTACGCGCAGGTAGTACTGGTAACGCCGATGCTGCTGTAAAAGTTGGCGCTTTGATTGCAGAGCGCGCTAAAGAAGCAGGTATCACTAAGGTTGCTTTTGACCGTTCGGGATTTAAATTCCACGGTCGTATTAAAGCGCTAGCTGACGCAGCCCGTGAAGGCGGCCTGGAATTCTAA
- the rplF gene encoding 50S ribosomal protein L6, which produces MSRIAKNPVVIPAGVELKLEGQSVSVSGKNGQLAINMHPSVSMEQEGNVLTFAARDGSKISRSMSGTARSIVNNMVVGVCEGFSKTLLLQGVGYRAAVKGTTINLTLGFSHPIEYQLPEGITASMPNQTTIVISGADKQRVGQVAAEVRAFRPPEPYKGKGVRYADEHVRRKEAKKK; this is translated from the coding sequence ATGTCACGTATTGCTAAAAATCCCGTAGTCATTCCTGCAGGTGTTGAACTGAAGCTTGAAGGGCAGTCTGTTAGCGTATCTGGTAAGAATGGCCAGCTAGCTATCAATATGCACCCATCAGTTTCTATGGAACAAGAAGGTAACGTACTTACATTTGCAGCTCGCGATGGTTCAAAAATCTCGCGCTCTATGTCTGGCACAGCCCGTTCCATTGTCAACAATATGGTTGTCGGTGTATGCGAAGGTTTCTCGAAAACTTTGTTGCTACAAGGTGTTGGTTATCGTGCTGCTGTTAAAGGCACCACAATTAACCTAACTTTGGGTTTCTCGCATCCAATCGAATATCAATTGCCTGAAGGCATAACAGCTTCTATGCCTAACCAAACCACAATTGTCATTAGTGGTGCTGATAAGCAGCGTGTTGGTCAGGTAGCGGCAGAAGTTCGCGCGTTCCGTCCGCCAGAGCCTTATAAAGGTAAAGGTGTACGTTATGCTGACGAACATGTTCGTCGTAAAGAGGCTAAGAAGAAGTAA
- the rpsH gene encoding 30S ribosomal protein S8 produces the protein MSMQDTLADMFTRIRNGHMAEKTAVSMPSSKIKVSVAEVLKNEGYIADYAVEGEAKPLLTIELKYFDGKPVIEEIKRVSRPGLRIYKATKELPTIAAGLGVAIVSTSKGMMTDRAARAAGIGGEIICTVF, from the coding sequence ATGAGCATGCAAGATACATTAGCGGATATGTTTACACGTATTCGTAATGGTCATATGGCTGAAAAAACAGCTGTATCTATGCCGTCTTCCAAGATTAAAGTATCAGTTGCTGAAGTGTTGAAGAATGAAGGTTATATCGCTGACTACGCTGTAGAAGGTGAAGCTAAACCTCTTCTCACTATCGAACTTAAATACTTTGATGGTAAGCCGGTAATCGAAGAGATTAAACGAGTTAGTCGTCCAGGTCTGCGCATCTATAAGGCAACTAAAGAGCTGCCAACTATCGCAGCTGGTCTTGGTGTTGCGATCGTATCTACCTCTAAAGGTATGATGACTGATCGTGCTGCACGCGCTGCCGGTATCGGCGGTGAAATCATTTGCACGGTATTCTAA
- the rpsN gene encoding 30S ribosomal protein S14: MAKSSMKAREDKRAKAVVKFAAKRTQLKEIINSAASSEEERWDATVALQKLPRDSSPSRQRNRCQITGRPHGVYRKFGLCRNKLREAAMRGDVPGLKKASW, from the coding sequence ATGGCTAAGTCATCTATGAAAGCACGTGAAGATAAACGTGCTAAAGCTGTTGTTAAATTCGCTGCAAAGCGTACACAGCTTAAAGAAATTATTAATAGTGCCGCGTCTTCTGAAGAAGAACGTTGGGACGCAACTGTTGCGCTGCAGAAATTGCCGCGTGATTCAAGCCCGAGCCGTCAACGCAATCGTTGTCAAATTACTGGTCGCCCTCATGGTGTGTACCGTAAGTTTGGTTTGTGTCGTAACAAACTGCGTGAAGCAGCAATGCGCGGTGATGTTCCGGGTCTTAAGAAAGCAAGCTGGTAA
- the rplE gene encoding 50S ribosomal protein L5 translates to MSRLKALYASEVKQKLKEELNSPNVMAVPRITKITLNMGVGEALGDKKQLEYAVNDMTAIAGQKPVVTLARTSIAGFKVREGWPIGCKVTLRGKQMWDFMDRLVDVSIPRIRDFRGLNPKSFDGRGNYSMGVKEQIIFPEIEYDKVDKLRGLDITITTTAKTNDEGRALLAALNFPFKI, encoded by the coding sequence ATGTCAAGATTGAAAGCGCTTTACGCTAGTGAAGTTAAGCAGAAGCTTAAAGAAGAACTAAACAGCCCTAATGTTATGGCTGTTCCTCGCATTACTAAAATCACTCTTAATATGGGTGTTGGTGAAGCTTTAGGTGATAAGAAGCAGCTAGAATACGCTGTGAATGATATGACAGCTATTGCTGGTCAGAAACCTGTAGTAACATTGGCGCGCACATCTATCGCAGGCTTCAAAGTTCGTGAAGGTTGGCCGATCGGATGTAAAGTGACGTTGCGTGGAAAGCAGATGTGGGACTTCATGGATCGTTTGGTAGATGTATCTATCCCTCGTATTCGTGACTTCCGTGGCCTCAACCCGAAATCTTTTGACGGTCGTGGCAACTACAGCATGGGTGTCAAAGAGCAGATTATTTTCCCTGAAATCGAATACGATAAAGTGGATAAATTGCGTGGTTTGGATATTACGATCACAACAACTGCTAAGACAAACGACGAAGGTCGCGCCCTGCTGGCTGCCTTGAATTTTCCGTTTAAGATTTAA
- the rplX gene encoding 50S ribosomal protein L24: MRKIIRDDEVVVIAGKDKGKRGKVLRVMTDDRLIISGINMVKKSTKPNPQLGKPGGIVEKEAGITTSNVAIFNPATGKGDRVGFKVLEDGTKVRFFKSNGEIVGGGK, translated from the coding sequence ATGCGTAAGATTATACGTGACGACGAAGTAGTCGTTATTGCAGGTAAAGATAAAGGTAAGCGCGGTAAAGTTCTTCGTGTAATGACGGATGATCGCCTTATTATTTCTGGTATCAACATGGTTAAAAAAAGCACCAAGCCTAACCCGCAGTTGGGTAAGCCTGGTGGTATTGTTGAGAAAGAAGCTGGGATCACTACATCTAATGTTGCTATTTTTAATCCAGCAACAGGCAAGGGTGATCGTGTGGGCTTTAAAGTGCTTGAAGACGGCACCAAAGTTCGCTTCTTTAAATCCAATGGCGAAATCGTCGGCGGCGGAAAATAA
- the rplN gene encoding 50S ribosomal protein L14, which produces MIQTESMLDVADNSGAKRVQCIKVLGGSHRRYAGIGDIIKVTVKEAIPRGKVKKGQVLNAVVVRTRKGVRRPDGSVIRFDVNSAVLLNANNAPMGTRIFGPVTRELRSEKFMKIISLAPEVL; this is translated from the coding sequence ATGATTCAAACTGAATCGATGCTTGATGTCGCTGATAACAGCGGTGCTAAGCGTGTGCAGTGTATTAAGGTTCTGGGTGGTTCACACCGCCGTTACGCAGGTATTGGTGACATCATTAAAGTTACTGTTAAGGAAGCAATTCCACGCGGTAAAGTTAAAAAAGGTCAGGTTCTTAACGCTGTTGTAGTACGTACCCGTAAAGGTGTTCGTCGTCCAGATGGTTCTGTAATCCGCTTTGATGTAAATTCAGCGGTTTTATTGAATGCGAACAACGCACCTATGGGTACGCGTATTTTTGGCCCAGTAACGCGTGAACTTCGCTCTGAGAAGTTTATGAAAATCATTTCCCTGGCGCCTGAAGTGCTTTAA
- the rpsQ gene encoding 30S ribosomal protein S17 — MSAEKRTRTVVGRVVSDKMDKTITVLVERKEKHPIYGKFMTRSSKLHAHDEKNECHAGDLVTIEETRPYSKSKTWALVSIDERAAKV; from the coding sequence ATGAGCGCTGAAAAACGTACTCGGACTGTGGTTGGACGTGTTGTCAGTGACAAGATGGATAAAACCATTACAGTGTTGGTTGAGCGTAAAGAGAAGCATCCGATTTACGGAAAGTTCATGACGCGTTCCTCCAAGCTGCATGCTCACGATGAGAAAAATGAGTGCCATGCGGGTGATCTTGTAACGATCGAAGAAACCCGTCCTTACTCCAAGAGTAAAACTTGGGCGCTTGTAAGTATTGATGAGCGTGCTGCGAAGGTGTAG
- the rpmC gene encoding 50S ribosomal protein L29, giving the protein MNAKELREKSSEELQQTLLGLLKDQFHLRMQKSTGQLSQTHLLGQVRRDVARVKTVLNDKAGEK; this is encoded by the coding sequence ATGAATGCCAAAGAACTTCGTGAAAAGTCTTCAGAAGAACTTCAGCAGACTTTGCTGGGTCTTTTGAAAGATCAGTTTCATCTGCGTATGCAGAAGTCGACTGGTCAGCTGTCACAGACTCACCTTCTGGGTCAGGTCCGTCGCGACGTGGCTCGCGTTAAGACAGTACTTAATGATAAGGCAGGTGAAAAATGA
- the rplP gene encoding 50S ribosomal protein L16, producing the protein MLQPKRLKFRKMMKGRNRGLAHRGSKVSFGEYGLKATGRGRITARQIESARRAMTRHVKRGGKIWIRIFPDKPITNKPLEVRMGKGKGNVEYWVAQIQPGRVLFEISGVPEDLVTEAFALATAKLPVSTTIVKRTVM; encoded by the coding sequence ATGTTGCAACCTAAACGACTTAAATTCCGCAAGATGATGAAAGGCCGTAACCGCGGTCTTGCACATCGCGGTAGCAAAGTTAGCTTTGGTGAGTACGGTCTTAAAGCTACCGGTCGTGGTCGCATTACTGCGCGCCAGATCGAATCAGCGCGTCGTGCCATGACTCGTCACGTTAAGCGTGGTGGTAAAATTTGGATTCGTATTTTTCCAGACAAGCCGATTACTAATAAGCCACTAGAAGTACGTATGGGTAAAGGTAAGGGTAACGTGGAATATTGGGTAGCACAGATCCAGCCGGGTCGCGTGTTATTTGAAATTAGCGGTGTACCTGAAGATCTGGTGACTGAGGCTTTTGCTCTTGCAACTGCTAAATTGCCGGTGTCTACAACCATTGTCAAACGGACGGTGATGTAA
- the rpsC gene encoding 30S ribosomal protein S3 translates to MGQKIHPTGIRLGIVKDHTSVWYADKSEYARKLQNDLQVRNYLEGQLKNASVSRIEIERPAQNAKITIFTARPGIVIGKKGEDVEKLRNAVSNMMGVPVHINIEEIRKPELDAMLVAQGVASQLERRVMFRRAMKRAVQNAMRLGAKGIKIQVGGRLGGAEIARSEWYREGRVPLHTLRADIDYAPYEAHTTYGVIGVKVWIFKGEVLGGIEQVRAEKKNAPKKKGSK, encoded by the coding sequence ATGGGTCAGAAAATACATCCGACCGGTATTCGACTTGGAATCGTCAAAGATCACACATCTGTGTGGTATGCCGATAAGTCTGAATATGCAAGAAAATTGCAAAACGATCTTCAGGTACGTAATTACCTTGAAGGTCAGTTAAAAAATGCTTCTGTAAGCCGCATCGAAATCGAGCGTCCTGCACAGAATGCTAAAATCACAATATTTACGGCTCGTCCGGGTATCGTGATTGGTAAAAAAGGTGAAGATGTTGAGAAACTGCGTAATGCTGTTTCTAACATGATGGGTGTGCCAGTTCACATCAACATCGAAGAGATTCGCAAGCCTGAACTAGATGCCATGTTAGTAGCACAAGGTGTTGCTAGCCAGCTTGAGCGTCGTGTTATGTTCCGTCGTGCTATGAAGCGCGCTGTGCAAAACGCTATGCGCTTGGGTGCTAAGGGTATCAAAATTCAGGTAGGTGGTCGTTTAGGTGGCGCTGAAATCGCGCGTTCTGAGTGGTATCGTGAAGGTCGTGTACCTTTGCATACACTACGTGCAGACATCGATTACGCACCTTATGAGGCGCACACTACTTATGGTGTGATTGGCGTTAAAGTCTGGATCTTCAAAGGTGAAGTTCTTGGTGGTATCGAACAGGTACGTGCTGAGAAGAAAAATGCGCCTAAGAAGAAAGGTTCTAAGTGA
- the rplV gene encoding 50S ribosomal protein L22, protein MEVAAKLNGARISAQKVRLVADQIRGKSVGEALNILAFSPKKAAVLVKKVLESAIANAEHNDGADIDELHVSTVFADEGVTMKRIKPRAKGRADRILKRNSHITVKVSD, encoded by the coding sequence ATGGAAGTCGCTGCTAAATTAAATGGCGCTCGCATTTCTGCCCAGAAAGTGCGCCTAGTCGCTGATCAGATTCGCGGGAAGTCGGTGGGTGAAGCTTTGAATATCTTAGCTTTTAGCCCTAAAAAGGCTGCAGTACTCGTTAAAAAAGTTCTGGAGTCTGCTATTGCAAACGCCGAACACAATGACGGTGCTGATATTGATGAGTTGCATGTTTCTACAGTCTTCGCAGATGAAGGTGTAACCATGAAACGTATCAAGCCACGTGCAAAGGGTCGCGCTGATCGCATCCTGAAGCGCAACTCCCATATCACCGTTAAGGTGTCCGACTAA
- the rpsS gene encoding 30S ribosomal protein S19 produces MPRSLKKGPFIDLHLLKKVEAAIEASDRKPIKTWSRRSTIFPHFVGMTIAVHNGRQHVPVFVTEDMVGHKLGEFAATRTYRGHAANKKAKR; encoded by the coding sequence GTGCCACGTTCACTGAAGAAAGGTCCATTTATCGACCTTCACCTGTTGAAGAAGGTAGAAGCTGCAATTGAAGCGAGCGATCGTAAGCCAATCAAAACTTGGTCACGACGCTCTACTATCTTCCCGCATTTTGTTGGGATGACGATTGCAGTTCATAACGGCCGCCAGCACGTTCCAGTCTTCGTGACTGAAGATATGGTAGGTCATAAACTTGGCGAATTCGCTGCTACGCGTACTTATCGTGGTCATGCTGCGAATAAGAAGGCTAAGCGCTAA
- the rplB gene encoding 50S ribosomal protein L2 translates to MAVMKSKPTSAGRRHVVKVVNAELHKGKPLAALIEKKSKSGGRNNNGRITTRHIGGGHKQHYRVIDFRRNKDGIPAVVERLEYDPNRTAHLALLKYADGERRYIIAPKGVSAGAKLVSGVDADIKAGNTLPLRNIPLGSVIHCIELKPGKGAQIARSAGTSAQLVAREGTYATLRLRSGEMRKVLVECRATLGEVGNSEHSLRQLGKAGAKRWKGVRPTVRGVAMNPVDHPHGGGEGRTSGGRHPVTPWGVPTKGYKTRKNKRTNKLIVRRRSAK, encoded by the coding sequence ATGGCGGTTATGAAATCAAAGCCAACCTCTGCTGGACGTCGTCACGTAGTTAAGGTTGTAAATGCTGAGCTGCATAAAGGCAAGCCTTTAGCTGCATTGATCGAAAAGAAAAGCAAGAGCGGTGGTCGTAACAATAATGGTCGCATTACGACTCGTCACATTGGTGGCGGTCATAAGCAGCATTATCGCGTTATTGATTTTCGTCGCAATAAGGATGGTATCCCGGCAGTTGTTGAGCGTCTGGAATACGATCCAAACCGTACTGCGCACCTTGCCCTGCTGAAATATGCAGATGGTGAGCGTCGCTACATTATTGCGCCGAAGGGTGTTTCTGCTGGAGCTAAATTAGTTTCTGGCGTTGATGCTGATATTAAAGCGGGTAACACGTTGCCATTGCGCAACATTCCTTTGGGTAGTGTTATTCACTGTATCGAACTGAAGCCTGGTAAGGGTGCTCAGATCGCTCGTTCTGCGGGTACATCTGCTCAGTTAGTTGCGCGTGAAGGAACGTACGCTACATTGCGTCTACGTTCTGGTGAGATGCGTAAAGTGCTGGTTGAGTGTCGCGCAACGTTGGGTGAAGTTGGCAACAGTGAACACAGTCTGCGTCAGCTCGGTAAAGCCGGTGCTAAGCGCTGGAAAGGTGTTCGTCCTACCGTTCGCGGTGTTGCGATGAACCCAGTAGATCATCCGCATGGTGGTGGTGAAGGTCGTACTTCGGGCGGTCGTCATCCTGTTACTCCATGGGGTGTGCCTACTAAAGGTTATAAGACACGTAAGAATAAACGTACGAACAAGCTAATCGTTCGTCGTCGTTCTGCTAAGTAA
- the rplW gene encoding 50S ribosomal protein L23, whose protein sequence is MNQERLYKVLLGPHISEKATIIADDAQQVVFRVAKDATKPEIKEAVEQLFNVKVSGVNVLNAKGKTKRTARGLGKRSDVRKAYVCLAAGSEIDFLGGE, encoded by the coding sequence ATGAACCAGGAACGTCTATACAAAGTATTGTTAGGTCCTCATATCTCGGAAAAAGCAACAATTATCGCTGACGATGCTCAGCAGGTTGTTTTTCGAGTGGCTAAAGATGCTACCAAACCTGAAATCAAAGAAGCAGTTGAGCAGCTGTTCAACGTCAAAGTATCTGGCGTTAACGTTCTCAATGCTAAGGGTAAGACCAAGCGCACTGCACGCGGCCTAGGCAAGCGTAGCGATGTTCGTAAGGCATATGTATGTCTTGCTGCTGGCTCTGAGATTGATTTTCTTGGTGGCGAATAA
- the rplD gene encoding 50S ribosomal protein L4 has product MNLNLAGANGSVEVSDSAFGKEFNEALVHQVVTAYLAGARQGTKAQKTRSEVSGGGAKPFRQKGTGRARAGTISSPIWRSGGVTFAAKPRSHSQKVNKKMYRAAMRCIFSELVRQDRLVVVDQFSMDTPKTKQFIAKMKEFDLANALIVTEDVEANLYLAARNVPHVDVRDVAGIDPVSLVGFDKVVVTVPALKKIEEALA; this is encoded by the coding sequence ATGAATCTGAATCTCGCTGGAGCTAATGGATCGGTCGAAGTATCCGATTCGGCATTTGGTAAAGAATTCAACGAAGCACTGGTACACCAAGTAGTTACTGCATACTTGGCTGGTGCTCGTCAAGGTACAAAAGCACAGAAAACTCGCTCTGAAGTTTCTGGTGGTGGTGCTAAGCCATTCCGTCAGAAAGGAACAGGTCGTGCGCGTGCCGGTACAATTAGTTCGCCTATCTGGCGTAGTGGTGGTGTTACGTTTGCTGCAAAGCCACGTAGCCACTCGCAGAAAGTGAACAAAAAAATGTACCGTGCAGCTATGCGTTGCATTTTCTCTGAATTGGTTCGCCAGGATCGTCTGGTAGTTGTTGATCAGTTCTCCATGGATACGCCGAAAACTAAACAGTTTATTGCTAAGATGAAAGAATTTGATCTAGCAAACGCGTTGATCGTGACTGAAGATGTTGAAGCAAACCTATACCTGGCTGCTCGTAATGTTCCGCATGTGGACGTACGTGATGTTGCAGGAATTGACCCGGTTAGCCTGGTTGGTTTTGATAAGGTTGTAGTTACTGTACCTGCTCTTAAGAAAATTGAGGAGGCATTAGCATGA
- the rplC gene encoding 50S ribosomal protein L3, with amino-acid sequence MSVGLIGRKAGMTRIFTEDGVSVPVTVIEVDPNRVTQVKTVETDGYTAVQVTTGSVKANRLNKPKAGHYAKASVEAGRGLWEFRLSGDEGINVGDSLTVERFAVGQKVDVAGQSKGKGFQGAIKRWNFSMQDATHGNSLSHRAPGSIGQCQTPGRVWKGKKMAGHMGAERVTIQTLEVVRVDAERNLLLIKGAVPGATGGDVIVKPAVKAGA; translated from the coding sequence ATGTCTGTAGGTTTAATCGGACGTAAAGCGGGTATGACTCGCATCTTCACAGAAGATGGCGTATCCGTGCCAGTCACGGTCATCGAGGTGGATCCGAATCGCGTAACGCAGGTAAAAACTGTTGAAACTGACGGCTACACAGCTGTGCAAGTGACTACTGGTTCTGTTAAGGCTAACCGCCTAAACAAACCAAAAGCGGGTCACTATGCTAAAGCTAGCGTAGAAGCAGGACGTGGTTTGTGGGAGTTCCGTCTGTCGGGTGATGAAGGTATCAACGTTGGTGATTCACTAACGGTTGAGCGCTTCGCAGTAGGTCAGAAAGTAGATGTTGCTGGTCAATCTAAGGGTAAAGGATTTCAGGGTGCTATCAAGCGCTGGAACTTCTCTATGCAAGATGCGACTCATGGTAACTCACTATCTCACCGTGCTCCGGGTTCCATCGGTCAGTGTCAGACTCCTGGTCGTGTTTGGAAAGGCAAGAAGATGGCAGGTCACATGGGAGCTGAGCGCGTTACTATTCAGACTCTAGAAGTTGTGCGTGTAGACGCAGAACGTAACCTGTTATTGATCAAGGGTGCTGTTCCAGGCGCAACTGGCGGTGACGTAATCGTTAAACCAGCTGTTAAAGCTGGCGCCTAA
- the tuf gene encoding elongation factor Tu: protein MAKQAFERNLPHVNVGTIGHVDHGKTTLTAALTRVCAEVFGGEAVAFDGIDNAPEERERGITISTSHVEYESTIRHYAHVDCPGHADYVKNMITGAAQMDGAILVCGATDGPMPQTREHILLSRQVGVPYIVVFLNKADLLAEDCGGVDSEEYAEMRELVEMELRELLDAYDFPGDDTPIICGSALMALNGEDDNELGTTAVKQLVEALDSYIPDPVRAIDQPFLLPIEDVFSISGRGTVVTGRVERGIVKVGEAIEIVGIRETTTTTCTGVEMFRKLLDEGRAGENCGVLLRGTKRDDVQRGQVLAKPGSINPHTNFEGEVYVLSKDEGGRHTPFFKGYRPQFYFRTTDVTGNCELPEGVEMVMPGDNVKMVVTLIAPIAMDEGLRFAIREGGRTVGAGVVSKIIA from the coding sequence GTGGCAAAACAAGCATTTGAACGAAATCTGCCGCATGTCAACGTAGGCACAATTGGCCACGTTGACCATGGCAAAACAACACTAACTGCAGCACTAACGCGCGTATGTGCGGAAGTATTTGGCGGTGAAGCCGTAGCGTTTGACGGTATCGATAACGCTCCAGAAGAGCGTGAGCGTGGTATTACCATCTCTACATCGCACGTAGAATACGAATCAACGATTCGTCACTATGCGCACGTTGACTGCCCAGGACACGCGGATTATGTGAAAAACATGATTACCGGTGCTGCTCAGATGGATGGCGCTATTTTGGTATGTGGCGCAACTGATGGTCCTATGCCTCAGACGCGTGAGCACATTTTGCTTTCTCGTCAGGTAGGTGTTCCATACATCGTTGTTTTCCTGAACAAAGCAGACTTGCTGGCTGAAGACTGTGGTGGTGTTGATTCTGAAGAATACGCTGAAATGCGTGAGCTTGTAGAAATGGAATTGCGTGAGTTGCTAGATGCTTACGACTTCCCGGGTGATGACACTCCAATCATCTGTGGTTCTGCGCTAATGGCGTTGAACGGCGAAGATGATAACGAGCTAGGTACAACAGCTGTTAAGCAGCTAGTTGAAGCATTGGATTCTTATATCCCGGATCCAGTACGTGCTATCGATCAGCCGTTCCTGCTTCCAATTGAAGATGTATTCTCAATCTCAGGTCGCGGTACAGTGGTTACTGGTCGTGTAGAGCGCGGAATCGTTAAAGTTGGTGAGGCTATCGAGATCGTTGGTATTCGCGAAACAACTACAACAACCTGTACAGGTGTTGAGATGTTCCGTAAATTGCTTGATGAAGGTCGTGCAGGCGAAAACTGTGGTGTTCTATTGCGTGGTACTAAGCGCGATGACGTACAGCGTGGTCAGGTTTTGGCTAAGCCAGGATCAATCAACCCGCACACTAACTTTGAAGGTGAAGTGTACGTATTGAGCAAAGATGAAGGTGGTCGTCATACACCATTCTTCAAAGGCTACCGTCCGCAGTTCTACTTCCGTACAACGGATGTGACTGGTAACTGTGAGCTGCCTGAAGGCGTTGAGATGGTAATGCCGGGTGACAACGTTAAGATGGTTGTTACTCTGATTGCACCAATCGCAATGGACGAAGGTCTGCGTTTTGCGATCCGTGAAGGCGGACGTACAGTAGGTGCTGGTGTAGTATCTAAAATTATCGCGTAA